A genomic window from Trueperella bialowiezensis includes:
- a CDS encoding Panacea domain-containing protein, which produces MITVFDIASEFLDRAGGKVNAVKLQKLCFYAYGWFAHLTGEPLFGERFYAMQYGPVVGELLSAHAGKKEVDASMMQTQLEERDVDRESMTGYVTAILDEVWDFYGSMDSFELAEYSRGEAIWQSSWESRPDDSKRCDLTQSELVSYFLQRAPKEGEAPGMPAPRRVTVPEELLRDAERQEAVHQPFVDAIRALHAV; this is translated from the coding sequence ATGATTACCGTATTCGATATCGCAAGTGAGTTTTTAGATCGCGCAGGTGGAAAAGTTAACGCAGTTAAGCTGCAGAAACTGTGTTTCTACGCCTATGGATGGTTCGCACATCTGACCGGGGAACCCCTGTTTGGAGAGCGGTTTTACGCAATGCAATATGGCCCCGTCGTCGGAGAGTTGCTCAGCGCCCACGCTGGTAAAAAGGAAGTAGACGCCTCCATGATGCAAACTCAGCTTGAGGAGCGCGATGTAGACCGAGAGTCGATGACCGGCTATGTCACGGCGATTCTTGATGAAGTCTGGGACTTTTACGGAAGCATGGATAGCTTCGAGCTAGCGGAATATTCCCGCGGGGAGGCCATTTGGCAAAGCTCCTGGGAGTCTAGACCGGATGACAGCAAGCGTTGCGATCTTACGCAGTCTGAACTTGTGAGCTATTTCCTGCAGAGAGCTCCTAAAGAGGGTGAGGCCCCGGGCATGCCTGCGCCTCGCCGTGTAACTGTGCCTGAAGAACTACTCCGAGACGCCGAACGCCAAGAGGCGGTCCATCAACCTTTCGTCGATGCCATCAGAGCGCTTCATGCGGTGTGA
- the fusA gene encoding elongation factor G codes for MAHIDAGKTTTTERILFYTGLNYKLGETHDGASTTDWMEQEKERGITITSAAVTTFWKQNQINIIDTPGHVDFTVEVERSLRVLDGAVAVFDGKEGVEPQSETVWRQADKYNVPRVCFINKMDKMGADFDHAIQTIKDRLKAKPLVMAFPIGAEDQLAGVVDVLEMKAYRFPAKDDKGNPTLGALVVTEDIPEDLVAKAEEYRNELIETVAENDEELLDKYLGGEEISIPELKKVIRRLTIDGELFPVYAGSAYRNIGVQPVLDAVIDYLPSPVDVEYVLGTDVKDETVELKRKPAVDEPFSALAFKIAAHPFFGRLTYVRVYSGKIDAGDQILNATKGKRERVSKIFQMHSNKEQPVDHASAGNIYAVVGLKDTTTGDSLSAQDAPILLESMTFPDPVIHVAIEPKSKADQEKLGTAIQKLAEEDPTFTVRLDEESGQTVIGGMGELHLDILVDRMKREFKVDANVGAPMVAYRETITGTAQSVEYTHKKQTGGSGQFAKVIVTFEPLPENEEGDIYEFVDSVTGGRVPREYIPSVSEGIQSAMENGTLAGYPMVNVKATLEDGAYHDVDSSEMAFKIAGQMVFREGIKRAKPVILEPLMDVEVRTPEEYMGDVIGDLNSRRGQISSMEDATGIKIVRALVPLSEMFGYVGDLRSKTQGRAVYTMQFAKYQEVPKNVSDEIIAKAHGE; via the coding sequence ATGGCGCACATCGACGCGGGTAAAACCACGACGACGGAGCGCATCCTGTTCTACACCGGTCTGAACTACAAGCTCGGTGAAACCCACGACGGCGCGTCAACGACCGACTGGATGGAGCAGGAGAAGGAGCGCGGCATTACGATTACGTCGGCTGCCGTGACCACCTTCTGGAAGCAGAACCAGATCAACATCATCGACACCCCCGGACACGTGGACTTCACTGTTGAGGTGGAGCGTTCGCTGCGCGTCCTCGACGGCGCTGTTGCCGTGTTCGATGGTAAGGAAGGCGTTGAACCGCAGTCTGAAACCGTGTGGCGTCAGGCCGACAAGTACAACGTTCCGCGCGTCTGCTTCATCAACAAGATGGACAAGATGGGCGCCGATTTCGACCATGCCATCCAGACGATCAAGGATCGTCTGAAGGCTAAGCCGCTCGTCATGGCGTTCCCGATCGGTGCTGAAGATCAGCTGGCCGGCGTCGTCGACGTCCTAGAAATGAAGGCCTACCGCTTCCCGGCGAAGGACGACAAGGGTAACCCCACGTTGGGCGCGCTCGTCGTCACCGAAGACATCCCGGAAGACCTCGTCGCCAAGGCTGAAGAGTACCGCAACGAGCTCATCGAGACCGTCGCAGAAAACGACGAGGAACTTCTTGACAAGTACCTCGGCGGCGAAGAAATCTCGATCCCCGAACTCAAGAAGGTCATTCGCCGCCTGACGATCGACGGCGAACTGTTCCCGGTCTACGCGGGCTCCGCATACCGCAACATTGGTGTGCAGCCGGTGCTTGACGCCGTCATTGACTACCTGCCGTCGCCAGTGGACGTGGAATACGTGCTCGGCACGGACGTCAAGGACGAAACCGTTGAACTCAAGCGTAAGCCGGCAGTCGACGAGCCGTTCTCGGCACTCGCATTCAAGATCGCTGCGCACCCGTTCTTCGGCCGCCTGACGTACGTTCGCGTCTACTCGGGCAAGATCGACGCCGGCGACCAGATCCTGAACGCTACCAAGGGCAAGCGCGAGCGCGTCTCAAAGATCTTCCAGATGCACTCCAACAAGGAGCAGCCGGTTGATCACGCGTCAGCGGGTAATATTTACGCCGTCGTTGGTCTGAAAGACACGACGACGGGCGACTCGCTGTCCGCACAGGACGCCCCGATCCTGCTCGAATCGATGACCTTCCCTGATCCGGTTATTCACGTGGCCATCGAGCCGAAGTCGAAGGCCGATCAGGAGAAACTCGGCACCGCGATCCAGAAGCTTGCCGAAGAAGATCCTACGTTCACCGTTCGCCTCGACGAGGAGTCCGGCCAGACCGTCATCGGCGGTATGGGCGAACTCCACCTCGACATCCTTGTTGACCGCATGAAGCGCGAATTCAAGGTGGACGCGAACGTTGGTGCACCGATGGTTGCTTACCGCGAGACCATTACCGGTACCGCGCAGTCCGTCGAGTACACCCACAAGAAGCAGACCGGTGGTTCGGGCCAGTTCGCAAAGGTTATCGTGACCTTCGAACCGCTCCCGGAAAATGAAGAAGGCGACATCTACGAATTCGTCGATTCGGTCACCGGTGGGCGTGTGCCGCGCGAGTACATCCCGTCCGTGTCTGAAGGTATTCAGTCCGCGATGGAAAATGGTACTCTCGCTGGTTACCCGATGGTGAACGTGAAGGCCACGCTCGAAGACGGCGCGTACCACGACGTCGACTCTTCGGAAATGGCATTCAAGATCGCAGGCCAAATGGTGTTCCGCGAGGGCATCAAGCGTGCCAAGCCGGTTATCCTTGAACCGCTTATGGATGTCGAAGTCCGTACTCCGGAAGAGTACATGGGCGACGTCATCGGCGATCTCAATTCTCGCCGCGGCCAGATCTCGTCGATGGAAGATGCCACCGGCATCAAGATCGTTCGTGCCCTGGTCCCGCTTTCCGAAATGTTTGGTTACGTTGGCGATCTGCGTTCGAAGACGCAGGGTCGTGCAGTGTACACCATGCAGTTCGCGAAGTACCAAGAGGTTCCTAAGAACGTCTCGGACGAGATCATTGCGAAAGCTCACGGCGAATAA
- a CDS encoding helix-turn-helix transcriptional regulator produces the protein MANKNTSQAGNPEIYNRLPVLRADRKISRRDLADALGVHYQTIGYLERGEYLPSLPLALKIGAYFGVPVESVFSLEPFDPIG, from the coding sequence GTGGCTAACAAGAACACCTCACAGGCCGGTAACCCGGAGATTTACAACAGGCTACCCGTGCTCCGTGCAGACCGGAAAATTTCCCGGCGAGACCTCGCAGATGCACTCGGCGTGCACTACCAAACTATTGGTTATCTCGAGCGCGGCGAATACCTGCCCTCCCTCCCCCTTGCGTTGAAAATCGGCGCCTACTTTGGAGTCCCCGTCGAGTCGGTGTTCAGCCTCGAACCATTCGATCCCATCGGCTAA
- a CDS encoding ABC transporter ATP-binding protein has protein sequence MVVALENISFSYGNHEVITDLSMSIDPGEIVVLLGPNGAGKTTLIELIVGFLRPARGSVRVLNHDPRAGGTDFWKKIGLVQQQWRDHPKWTARQQLEWIASAHRTTGDPVASAHDALEKVGLADFADHQLGKLSGGQRRRVDFAAATLTHPQFLILDEPTTGLDPVARNDVHELIDSVQLSGATVLMTTHDLAEAEKIGSRILILKDGAIIANGSAEELRAGLDTRSEIRWRDDAGERHVHVTDQPLAFVRTLPDSTADLTISRHTLEDSYLALIGDRS, from the coding sequence ATGGTAGTAGCGCTCGAAAATATCTCGTTCTCCTACGGCAATCACGAGGTGATTACCGACCTGTCCATGTCGATCGACCCCGGCGAGATCGTCGTCTTACTGGGCCCGAATGGCGCTGGCAAAACCACCCTCATCGAGCTCATCGTCGGCTTTCTACGCCCCGCCCGCGGAAGCGTCCGGGTCTTAAACCACGATCCGCGCGCTGGCGGCACCGACTTTTGGAAGAAGATCGGCCTCGTGCAACAGCAGTGGCGCGATCATCCGAAGTGGACGGCACGCCAACAGCTCGAATGGATTGCCAGCGCCCATCGCACCACCGGAGATCCCGTGGCCTCCGCTCACGACGCTTTAGAAAAAGTAGGCCTCGCCGACTTCGCCGACCACCAACTCGGGAAACTCTCCGGCGGGCAACGCCGCCGAGTAGATTTCGCCGCCGCCACACTCACCCACCCACAATTCCTCATTCTCGATGAGCCCACTACCGGGCTCGATCCCGTCGCACGAAACGACGTCCACGAACTCATCGACTCCGTTCAACTATCCGGCGCAACCGTCCTCATGACCACACACGACCTGGCCGAAGCTGAAAAGATCGGTTCCCGCATTCTCATCCTCAAAGACGGCGCAATCATCGCCAACGGTTCCGCCGAAGAATTACGCGCAGGGCTCGACACGCGCTCCGAAATCCGGTGGCGCGACGACGCCGGAGAACGCCACGTCCACGTGACCGATCAGCCCCTCGCGTTCGTTCGCACACTCCCCGATTCGACAGCCGATCTCACGATCAGCCGTCACACCCTGGAAGATTCCTACCTCGCATTGATTGGAGACCGCTCATGA
- the rpsG gene encoding 30S ribosomal protein S7, with product MPRKGPIRKRPLVNDPVYGSPIVTQVINRVLRDGKKSVAERIVYGALGAVEEKTGQDALTVLKRALDNIRPSLEVRSRRVGGATYQVPTEVKPHRANALAIRWLVDYARDRRENTMLERLQNEIMDASNGLGAAVKRREDVHRMAEANRAFAHYRW from the coding sequence ATGCCACGTAAAGGCCCAATCCGCAAGCGCCCGCTTGTTAACGATCCGGTCTACGGTTCGCCCATCGTCACACAGGTGATCAACCGTGTGCTTCGCGATGGCAAGAAGTCCGTGGCTGAACGTATCGTCTACGGCGCACTTGGCGCAGTGGAAGAAAAGACTGGTCAGGACGCCCTCACCGTTTTGAAGCGCGCTCTTGACAACATTCGCCCGTCGCTTGAAGTCCGCTCCCGCCGTGTGGGTGGTGCTACCTACCAGGTTCCGACCGAAGTCAAGCCCCACCGTGCGAACGCTCTCGCGATCCGCTGGCTTGTGGACTATGCACGTGACCGTCGTGAGAACACGATGCTTGAACGTCTCCAGAACGAGATCATGGACGCTTCCAACGGCCTGGGTGCCGCTGTTAAGCGCCGTGAAGACGTTCACCGTATGGCTGAGGCCAACCGCGCCTTCGCTCACTATCGCTGGTAA
- the rpoC gene encoding DNA-directed RNA polymerase subunit beta', with translation MLDVNLFDQLSISLATSDDVRAWSHGTVTKPETINYRTLKPEKDGLFGEQIFGPTRDWECACGKYKRPRYKGIVCERCGVEVTRAKVRRERMGHIELAAPVTHIWYFKGVPSRLGYLLDIAPKDLEKVIYFAAYMVTDVDEQRRHDDMATLTAEYELERDNLEKERDAAVEESLKEEERTLAEAEKAGEDAASIAKIKRTLQANTRRVRTRYENDLKSLEEIWDKFTKMKVGDLEGDEIAYREMEARWGDYFAAYRGAEAIQRRLRNFDLQAEHDLLVDQIENGTAQRKTRALKRIKVVNAFLHSKTPPEAMVLDAIPVIPPDLRPMVQLDGGRFATSDLNDLYRRVINRNNRLQRMIDLNAPEIMVNNEKRMLQEAVDALFDNGRRGRPVQGAGNRPLKSLSDMLKGKQGRFRQNLLGKRVDYSGRSVIVIGPTLKLHQCGLPKTMALELFKPFVQKRLVDLELAKNIKAAKRLIERQRDEVFDVLEEIIQEHPVLLNRAPTLHRLGIQAFEPKLIEGKAIRLHPLVCAAFNADFDGDQMAVHLPLSVEAQAEARILMLSANNILKPSDGRPVTVPSQDMIIGLYHLTSQRDDEEGAGRYFTSVAEAQMAYDLGDLHLNAPCHIRWKADEIVLPRGWKAPEGYEEGDSVLLTTTLGRALFNDALPTTFPFVNKTVDKKVLGNIVNELAERYPKVDAAASLDALKEIGFYWGGRSGVTIAVSDVVAPDTKAEILEKAEERAAKIEQDFQEGNIRDEDRRRDLVALWSEVTDVVADEMRKNFDDLNNINQMVSSGARGNWMQIRQVAGMRGLVADPKGEIIPRPIKSNYREGLSALEYFTATHGARKGLADTALRTADSGYLTRRLVDVAQDVIVRESDCGTSRGLKKTIALTDAEGNELRMADVDGVAREVAQAEVSEDVWASAEVLRAADIDTSVYARTLAKDVTDADGNVLVEAGVDIGDVALETLLDAGIIEITVRSVLTCDSRVGTCAKCYGRSLATGKLVDIGEAVGIVAAQSIGEPGTQLTMRTFHTGGAASAEDITQGLPRVQELFEARTPKGEAPIAEASGRLETEELERSRRLIIKRDDGDEDLTYLVGKRAKLLVPENSHVQVGQQLVEGSVDPKKVLRISGRRVAQLHLVREVQNVYRSQGVEIHDKHIEVIVRQMLRRVTVLDSGTTSLLPGELVDVSKFETANRAAMAEGGKPASGRPELMGITKASLATDSWLSAASFQETTKVLTEAALNAKSDPLEGLKENVILGKLIPAGTGLEQLRKPKVEPTAEARAEYDQLNTFAGLDAFDDIYGYGQMDDYDTSMGYGYGLDF, from the coding sequence TTGCTCGACGTCAATCTTTTTGACCAGCTGTCGATCTCTCTCGCGACGTCGGATGACGTGCGTGCGTGGTCGCACGGCACAGTTACCAAGCCTGAAACGATTAATTACCGTACGCTCAAGCCGGAGAAGGACGGCTTGTTCGGCGAACAGATTTTTGGTCCCACTCGCGACTGGGAGTGTGCTTGCGGCAAGTACAAGCGTCCGCGTTACAAGGGCATTGTGTGTGAACGTTGTGGCGTTGAGGTCACGCGTGCCAAGGTGCGCAGGGAGCGGATGGGCCACATTGAGCTGGCCGCGCCGGTGACTCACATTTGGTACTTCAAGGGTGTGCCCTCGCGTTTGGGTTACCTGTTGGATATCGCGCCGAAGGACCTGGAAAAGGTCATTTACTTCGCTGCATACATGGTGACCGACGTCGATGAGCAGCGCCGTCACGACGACATGGCAACGCTGACCGCCGAGTACGAGCTCGAGCGGGACAACCTAGAAAAGGAACGCGACGCCGCCGTCGAAGAATCGCTCAAAGAGGAAGAGCGTACGCTCGCCGAGGCCGAAAAAGCGGGGGAGGATGCGGCGTCGATCGCAAAGATCAAGCGGACGCTGCAGGCTAACACGCGCCGGGTGCGTACTCGTTACGAGAACGACCTGAAGAGTCTCGAAGAGATTTGGGACAAGTTCACCAAGATGAAGGTGGGCGACTTGGAAGGTGACGAGATCGCCTACCGGGAGATGGAAGCTCGTTGGGGCGACTACTTTGCTGCCTACCGTGGTGCTGAAGCGATCCAGCGTCGTCTGCGGAATTTCGATCTACAGGCTGAGCACGATCTGCTCGTTGACCAAATCGAAAACGGTACGGCTCAGCGTAAGACGCGCGCTCTGAAGCGGATCAAGGTGGTCAACGCCTTCCTGCATTCGAAGACTCCGCCAGAGGCAATGGTTCTGGATGCGATTCCGGTTATTCCGCCGGATCTGCGCCCGATGGTGCAGCTTGACGGCGGACGTTTCGCGACGTCGGACCTCAACGACCTGTACCGTCGCGTCATTAACCGCAACAACCGCCTCCAGCGCATGATCGACCTGAACGCGCCGGAGATCATGGTCAACAACGAAAAGCGGATGCTGCAGGAGGCCGTGGACGCGCTGTTCGACAACGGTCGCCGTGGCCGTCCAGTTCAGGGTGCGGGTAACCGTCCGCTGAAGTCGCTGTCCGACATGCTTAAGGGTAAGCAGGGGCGTTTCCGTCAGAATCTGCTCGGTAAGCGTGTGGACTACTCTGGCCGTTCCGTGATCGTGATTGGCCCGACCCTCAAGCTTCACCAGTGTGGTCTGCCGAAGACGATGGCCCTCGAACTGTTTAAGCCGTTCGTGCAAAAGCGCCTGGTGGATCTCGAGTTGGCGAAGAATATCAAGGCTGCCAAGCGCCTGATTGAGCGTCAGCGCGACGAAGTGTTCGACGTGCTCGAAGAGATTATTCAAGAGCACCCGGTGCTGCTTAACCGCGCACCCACGCTGCACCGCCTTGGTATTCAGGCGTTTGAACCGAAGCTGATTGAAGGTAAGGCCATCCGCTTGCACCCGCTTGTGTGTGCAGCGTTCAATGCTGACTTTGACGGCGATCAGATGGCAGTTCACCTGCCGCTGTCGGTTGAAGCGCAGGCTGAGGCTCGTATCCTCATGCTGTCGGCGAATAATATTCTCAAGCCGTCGGATGGCCGCCCGGTTACGGTTCCTTCGCAGGACATGATTATCGGCCTGTACCATTTGACGAGCCAGCGTGATGATGAGGAAGGCGCCGGGCGTTACTTCACGTCGGTTGCGGAAGCCCAGATGGCCTACGACCTGGGTGATTTGCACCTGAACGCGCCGTGCCATATTCGCTGGAAGGCCGACGAGATCGTTCTGCCACGCGGGTGGAAGGCTCCCGAAGGCTACGAAGAAGGCGATTCTGTCCTGTTGACGACGACGCTCGGACGCGCCCTGTTCAATGACGCGCTTCCGACGACGTTCCCGTTCGTTAACAAGACTGTTGACAAGAAGGTTCTCGGCAACATTGTTAACGAGCTTGCCGAGCGTTACCCGAAGGTAGACGCAGCGGCCTCGCTCGATGCGCTGAAGGAAATCGGCTTCTACTGGGGTGGTCGTTCTGGTGTGACGATCGCCGTGTCCGACGTCGTCGCACCCGATACCAAGGCAGAGATCCTGGAGAAGGCCGAAGAGCGTGCCGCGAAGATCGAACAGGACTTCCAAGAAGGTAACATTCGTGACGAGGATCGCCGCCGCGACCTGGTGGCGCTGTGGTCTGAAGTGACCGACGTCGTCGCCGATGAGATGCGGAAGAACTTCGACGACCTGAACAACATCAACCAGATGGTGAGCTCGGGTGCTCGTGGTAACTGGATGCAGATTCGTCAGGTTGCCGGTATGCGTGGCCTTGTGGCTGATCCGAAGGGCGAGATTATTCCGCGTCCGATCAAGTCGAACTACCGTGAAGGTCTGTCGGCGCTCGAGTACTTTACGGCGACCCACGGTGCGCGTAAGGGTCTGGCCGATACGGCTCTGCGTACAGCCGACTCGGGTTACTTGACCCGTCGTCTTGTTGACGTGGCTCAGGACGTGATCGTGCGCGAGTCTGATTGCGGAACGTCGCGCGGGCTGAAGAAGACGATCGCGTTGACTGACGCCGAGGGCAACGAGTTGCGTATGGCAGACGTTGACGGCGTCGCACGTGAGGTTGCGCAAGCCGAAGTGTCTGAGGACGTGTGGGCGAGCGCTGAGGTGCTGCGTGCCGCCGACATCGACACATCGGTGTACGCGCGTACGTTGGCGAAGGACGTGACCGACGCGGACGGCAACGTGCTTGTTGAGGCCGGTGTTGATATTGGCGACGTCGCACTCGAGACGCTGCTTGACGCGGGCATTATCGAGATCACCGTGCGTTCCGTGCTGACCTGTGACTCGCGCGTTGGTACGTGTGCCAAGTGCTATGGCCGTTCGCTTGCCACGGGCAAGCTCGTCGATATCGGCGAGGCTGTCGGCATTGTGGCCGCCCAGTCGATTGGTGAGCCGGGTACCCAGCTGACGATGCGTACCTTCCACACTGGTGGTGCGGCGTCGGCAGAGGATATCACTCAGGGTCTGCCGCGTGTCCAGGAGCTTTTCGAAGCTCGTACGCCGAAGGGTGAGGCACCGATCGCGGAAGCGTCCGGCCGTCTCGAAACTGAGGAGTTGGAGCGTTCGCGTAGGCTGATCATCAAGCGTGACGACGGCGACGAAGACCTCACGTACCTCGTGGGCAAGCGTGCCAAGCTGCTCGTGCCTGAGAATTCGCACGTGCAAGTCGGCCAGCAGCTCGTTGAAGGTTCGGTGGACCCGAAGAAGGTCCTGCGTATCTCTGGTCGGCGCGTTGCGCAGCTGCACCTTGTGCGTGAAGTGCAGAACGTGTACCGCTCGCAGGGCGTGGAAATCCACGACAAGCACATCGAGGTTATCGTGCGCCAGATGTTGCGCCGCGTGACCGTGCTCGACTCGGGCACCACATCGCTGCTTCCGGGTGAGCTTGTGGATGTGTCGAAGTTCGAGACCGCGAACCGTGCAGCGATGGCCGAGGGCGGTAAGCCGGCGTCGGGCCGTCCGGAGCTCATGGGTATCACGAAGGCGTCGCTTGCCACGGATTCGTGGCTGTCGGCCGCGTCGTTCCAGGAGACCACGAAGGTGTTGACTGAGGCGGCACTGAACGCGAAGTCCGATCCGCTTGAGGGGCTGAAGGAGAACGTCATCCTCGGTAAGCTCATCCCGGCCGGTACTGGCTTGGAGCAGCTGCGTAAGCCGAAGGTGGAGCCGACTGCTGAGGCTCGTGCTGAGTACGATCAGCTCAACACGTTCGCAGGGCTGGATGCTTTTGATGACATCTATGGCTATGGCCAGATGGACGACTATGACACGTCCATGGGCTATGGCTACGGCCTCGACTTCTAA
- the tuf gene encoding elongation factor Tu — protein sequence MAKAKYDKSKPHMNIGTIGHVDHGKTTTTAAISKVLADKYPEINESRDFSTIDNAPEERQRGITINVSHVEYQTEKRHYAHVDAPGHADYIKNMITGAAQMDGAILVVAATDGPMAQTREHVLLARQVGVPDIIVALNKSDMVDDEELLELVEMEVRDLLSSQGYDGDDAPVVQISALKALEGDAKWVAAIEELMDQVDNYFPDPVRDMDKPFLMPIEDVFTITGRGTVVTGRVERGQLNLNEEVEILGIRAPQKTTVTGIEMFHKQMDHADAGENCGLLLRGTRREDVERGQVVAKPGTITPHTNFEAQVYILKKEEGGRHNPFFSNYRPQFYFRTTDVTGVITLPEGTEMVMPGDNTEMTVELIQPIAMEEGLGFAIREGGHTVGSGRVTKIIK from the coding sequence GTGGCCAAGGCCAAGTACGACAAGTCCAAGCCGCACATGAACATCGGCACGATCGGTCACGTCGATCACGGAAAGACGACGACGACCGCCGCTATCTCGAAGGTTCTTGCGGACAAGTACCCGGAGATCAACGAGAGCCGTGACTTCTCCACGATCGACAACGCTCCGGAAGAGCGTCAGCGTGGTATTACCATTAACGTCTCGCACGTCGAGTACCAGACGGAGAAGCGTCACTACGCTCACGTCGATGCTCCCGGACACGCGGACTACATCAAGAACATGATTACCGGTGCCGCTCAGATGGATGGCGCGATCCTCGTGGTTGCTGCTACCGACGGCCCGATGGCTCAGACCCGTGAGCACGTCCTGCTCGCCCGTCAGGTTGGTGTGCCGGACATCATCGTTGCACTCAACAAGTCCGACATGGTTGACGACGAGGAGCTCCTCGAGCTCGTCGAAATGGAGGTCCGTGACCTCCTGTCCTCGCAGGGCTACGACGGCGACGACGCTCCGGTCGTCCAGATCTCCGCTCTGAAGGCTCTCGAAGGCGACGCCAAGTGGGTTGCTGCTATCGAAGAGCTCATGGATCAGGTTGACAACTACTTCCCGGATCCGGTCCGTGACATGGACAAGCCGTTCCTCATGCCGATTGAGGACGTCTTCACCATTACCGGCCGTGGCACCGTTGTGACCGGCCGTGTCGAGCGTGGTCAGCTCAACCTGAACGAGGAAGTCGAAATTCTCGGCATCCGCGCTCCGCAGAAGACCACCGTGACCGGTATTGAAATGTTCCACAAGCAGATGGATCACGCCGACGCCGGCGAGAACTGTGGTCTGCTGCTTCGCGGCACCCGCCGTGAGGATGTGGAGCGCGGCCAGGTTGTTGCTAAGCCGGGTACGATCACCCCGCACACCAACTTCGAGGCTCAGGTCTACATCCTGAAGAAGGAAGAAGGCGGCCGTCACAACCCGTTCTTCTCTAACTACCGTCCGCAGTTCTACTTCCGTACCACGGACGTCACCGGCGTCATCACGCTGCCTGAAGGCACCGAGATGGTCATGCCTGGTGATAACACCGAGATGACGGTCGAGCTCATCCAGCCGATCGCTATGGAAGAGGGCCTCGGCTTCGCTATCCGCGAGGGTGGCCACACGGTCGGTTCCGGTCGTGTCACCAAGATCATCAAGTAA
- the rpsL gene encoding 30S ribosomal protein S12, with amino-acid sequence MPTIQQLVRKGRSRKKSATSTPGLKGGPQRRGVCTRVYTTTPKKPNSALRKVARVRLSTGIEVTAYIPGEGHNLQEHSIVLVRGGRVKDLPGVRYHIVRGALDTQGVKSRGQGRSKYGAKKEK; translated from the coding sequence GTGCCTACTATTCAGCAGTTGGTCCGCAAGGGCCGCTCACGCAAGAAGAGCGCTACCTCGACCCCTGGCCTCAAGGGAGGCCCGCAGCGTCGAGGCGTGTGCACGCGTGTTTACACCACTACACCGAAGAAGCCGAACTCCGCTCTTCGTAAGGTTGCTCGTGTCCGTCTGTCGACTGGCATCGAAGTCACGGCGTACATCCCCGGCGAAGGTCACAACCTTCAGGAGCACTCGATCGTGCTCGTCCGCGGTGGCCGTGTGAAGGATCTTCCCGGTGTTCGCTACCACATTGTCCGTGGCGCACTCGACACGCAGGGCGTGAAGTCCCGCGGTCAGGGTCGTTCCAAGTACGGTGCGAAGAAGGAGAAGTAA